DNA from Globicephala melas chromosome 11, mGloMel1.2, whole genome shotgun sequence:
TAGCCTAGCCAGGGGCCCTCGGCCTGGTCCTGGCACGACCATGCCTGCCCACCGTCTTGGTCATCCTGTTTGGAGAGTCCATTGCTCCTGACCGTGGAGGCCAAAAGGAGGAGCAGGGGTAGcgtgggaggatgtggagaaagcaGAATTGAGCTGCCTGTCTGGGTGAGCTGCAGAGAGGGGACAGTACTGCCCTACCGCAGTGTGGGGAAAAGTGCATGAATCCAGCCTGCCGCAGGTGATTCCTCTGGTCCAGAGATCAAAAGCATGTAAAGGAGAGAAGGGTTTGGTGCCAGCTGTACCCTGGGACCCTACTGGGCCCCAGGTGAAGGGCCTCTCACATCCTCTGTAGCCGGTCCTCTTCGCCCATTTCCTGAACAGAGTGACACCCAAGGTCGGGGGGGTCTGGAAGCCGGTTGGTCTAATCCCTGCCCAGGGGAAAGGGCGCTCCCAGAATTGAGGCCCAGGCAGTGGTAAGACAGCAGGAGGAGAAGGGAattgggtggggtgggtggggtgggtgggcccCACCCTGGCCTGTTTCCTTGGTGTGGAGGACAGGTCTGCTCGCTCCacagggcagggagctggggtaCAAAAGGTGACCAGAGACAAGAAGGCTTGTCCTACTCCTCACCAGGGCCCTGAGTGCCTCATCGCAGACACTGGATTTCCGGGAGATTAACCGTTCAGGGGTTTGAGACCTGGGGGTCTtgaggcagggaggctggtgggaggagggagagaaaagaggcagCCTCCGGACAGGGAAGGGGAGCTTCCACAACCACAGCCCTGGGTGGGTGATGTGTGCAGCCCCGTACAGACCCCGGGCTCCCAGGCAGGCGTTCAGATGTGGTGGCTCTGTCAGGGGACCACCCCTGCAGTAGGTCAGAGGGGCCCCAAAGAGGCCATTCCCGGGGAGTACTTCTCTGGGAAAGGCCCACTTTGTAAGTCAGATTATTCACTTACATATTACActgtttttccccttttgttttttgctcttcCTGGGCTTTTATTAAAGCCCTGTTTAAAGGTTCTAATCTTGACCTTGCCATGTTGACGGTGCCGAAAGAGGATCCAGGGCCCACCTTTGGACCAAGGTGGTACAGGAGAGCAGTTAAGTACCCAATGGGACCCACCTGGGGGCAGAAGGGAGACTCAGTGAGGGATTCCAGAGGTGAATCTGGTGTAGGCCCCCCCCCCAATTTCCCCCACACATTGCCAACCTCAGAGAGTCAGGGTTTTATCTCATCAGGGTAGCCTTCCTTACAGCTCCCCTTTCTGCCTCTAGGACTCTAGCTGTCCTGTCACTTTACTTTGACAGAGCAGCTACCCCTGGCAACTTTCAGTCTGGGCCACAGCttctcagaggagaaaaagaaatggtcatgaCTTGTCACAAAAACCACAGTCACCCCAAATTTCCCAGAGTGAAACCCCTACCTCTGTTAGGCCTCCCCGACTCCCACCCCAGCACCATGCCAGGAAAGATTCCCTAAGAATTCGACATCATCCACCAagtcagaatttaaaaataattatattaataataaatatgttaaattacatttaaaacaataaatagaaaaataaactgataaataaaatcaacaggtacaaaatgtttccaaatttcaaccaaaaaaacacacagacGACAGACAAGACTGATGACATAACGAGAGGGTGCGAAATGCAATCACGGGGCCCTTCACAGTTTACGTCGcggctccctcctcacctggtcACCCTCTTCTGTCCCCCGACTCGGAGAGGAGACCGGGAGACTCAGTGGCTGATACCTTTGGGGACTCCGGCCAGTGCAGGCCCTTCTGCGAAGCAACCTCAACCCCGGGCGTGCGGGTTCGGAGCACAGGAGCGGGAGGCGGAGGCTGCCAGGCGGGTGGAGGGACGTCCCTACAGAGGCAGGTCGGTGCTGTTGTGCCGGGTTTTCCTGGCTGTGCCGTCGTCGCGGGGCAGAGCCCTCTGCAGGTTGGACATGGCCACGGTCTTTTTGAGGTCAATCACAGCATAGGAGTCTGAGCTGCGGGCAGGGTGCGTGGTGGGCACAGGGGCTCGGGGGGCTGAGGGGTTCTGGGACCCCTTGGGGCGGTCTCCACCCCAGCCCTTCAGCTCCACCTGGATGTAGTTGAGCTGCCTGGGGGGCTCGGGGCCCGGCCGGCGGAAATCAAAGTTGAAGACCCTCGGGGAGCCTCGGTGGCGGCTCAGCGGCACAGGAAAGCTGCCGTGGCTGCGGAGGGCAGCCCGGGTGCTGGTGGGCTTCTGCAGTGGGGTCTCGTCCTCCTCGCCTTCAGGGAAGCCGTTGGAGGAGGGTGTGAGCCCGTCCCTCGAGTCCCCGTCATCCCCGGCCTCCTCCCCCAGCTGCTGGGCCTGGCTCTCCCACacggggggcagggagggcaggttCTCGTAGTGCAGCAGCGCGGCCCGGCGCTGGGCGAGGCCATTCCAGCCCGGCTCCTCCGGGCTCAGTCTCCAGCCTGCCCCCAGCCGCAGCCCCCCACTGACGTTCTCGTAGGTGCACTTGGGCCGGGCTGGGCACTCGGAAGGGCCCTCGTTGTTATTGTCATGGTGGAGCGGGTGATGCAGGCTGGGGCAGAGGCCTTGGCACTTGGTCATGTGCCGCCGAGCCGGGGTGGGGCCCAACACGAACTTCACTTGGCCCGGCTGCAGGAACACCTGCGGGTCCCGCTGTTCGGGGCCCCGGGCCTGCGGGGCAAGGGGCACCCGGCCCTCAGGCAGGGGCTGCAGGCAGTGCCGGCTCCTGCGGCGCTCATCCTCACTGGCTGGCGTGTTGACGTAGGTGTGGGACTGGGGGGAAAGAGTCCAAGGGCAGGAGGGTCCgagggcagagaggaaggagagaacagGGGACAGGGTGAGAGAAGAGAAGCACAGGGAGAAGGAGCTGcagtctcctcctcttccttgtcCTCCTAGCCTTCCAGGGAAGCTGCCTCCCTTTCTTGGGACAGGAAGGGACTCTATCAACTTTCTTCCCTCTCGCGATCCTCACTGGGAGGAGATGCCATATTTCccgacccccagccccacccagaccCACAGGAAGACGCCGGGCAGCCACGTGCTCACCTGCTCATCGGGAGCAATGAGGGCATGGGTGGCCTCCTCCCCAAACGAGGGGTGTTGCAGGCTGCTTGTCGAGGGGCGCCGGGGCACTGAGAATCGCAGACCCTCTCCCGGGCAGCCAGGGAAGCCATTGGAGAAGCTGGAGACGGTGTAGCCTAGAGCTGGGCACACAGGAGACAAGGGGGTCCTTAAACCACCTGGCAACTACCTGCAACCGTGTGTGTGGCATCCTGGGACTCCTCCAAGTGGAGGGGAGACACTCCCAAGGCCCCCAGGGGGTCAGCCCCGCTGAACTGGCAGTCCCCCATTATCTTCACCTTGTATCTGTTCTCCAAACCCTGCCCTTTCCCTCACAGCTCCGCTTGAACCCCACTTCCCCATCACAGCCTTATCTGAAACACTTAAGGCACACCTTGTCGTCACTGGACCGACCCTTCACctcattccagctctgccactgagctccagggaagcccctcgaaaTCAAGGACCGTGTTCCTATTTCTTCTGTCCCCCACAGGCCAGCCGATGGAGTGCCAGACACGGAGCAGGTGCTCAGTGTGATTCAGTGAATGAACAAGCAGAAATTGTGGGAACCTCTCCAGACAGCCGTGGGCAGAGGTGCCTGCATAAGCCGTCAGGAAAGGTATATGTGTATGATCCAGTAgccagaaggaaggaagcaaaacaGCTCCAGACTGCCGTTTCCATGGAAACCCAATGTCTTCCTGTCTGTTCCCCGACCATCCATCAATACAAGGCCCTGGACTCCCCAGCCTCCGCTTGAGTCACCTGACTGGCCCAGGCCAGGACTTATCCATCCCTAGGAGTCGTCGGATGATGGATGGCGGTCCTGGAAGCCTGGCTCACCCAGCCATCCCCTCGCCTGCCTGCCTGACTCATGCCTACAAGACTGGTGCTTCCTGGGGCTATGCTCgtgcgtgcatgtgcgtgtgcacTGGGGTGCTGAGGCGGTGGGGGGGGGTCTCCTCACCACTGGGAGGCTGGGGGGCCCGAGGGAGGTCGAGCTCAGCCGGGTGGCTGTTGCGGGTGATGATGACTGGCTCTTCCATCACATTGATGCTGTTGCACTGCATCAGATCCTGGAGGAGATTGAAGATTTCCTCGGCCCGGGAACACTTAAATGCAAATATCCctgaagaaggagaggaagaaatgaggCTCCTCTGACCCTGTGTCCTAAAGGGAAGGACTAGAGAGGCTGAACAGATGCACAGAGCTCAGGACAAGTCCCTGACCTCCAGTCCCAGGCCtgcagaggggtgggagaggcccTCACACTGGGCATTCTCCCCAGCACCCTCCAAAGTCTAAGAGCCACAGGAGGAGCTGGCCCCAGGCCCCCGCGGCCCACCC
Protein-coding regions in this window:
- the FRS3 gene encoding fibroblast growth factor receptor substrate 3, whose product is MGSCCSCLNRDSVPDNHPSKFKVTNVDDEGVELGSGVMELTQSELVLHLHRREAVRWPYLCLRRYGYDSNLFSFESGRRCQTGQGIFAFKCSRAEEIFNLLQDLMQCNSINVMEEPVIITRNSHPAELDLPRAPQPPSALGYTVSSFSNGFPGCPGEGLRFSVPRRPSTSSLQHPSFGEEATHALIAPDEQSHTYVNTPASEDERRRSRHCLQPLPEGRVPLAPQARGPEQRDPQVFLQPGQVKFVLGPTPARRHMTKCQGLCPSLHHPLHHDNNNEGPSECPARPKCTYENVSGGLRLGAGWRLSPEEPGWNGLAQRRAALLHYENLPSLPPVWESQAQQLGEEAGDDGDSRDGLTPSSNGFPEGEEDETPLQKPTSTRAALRSHGSFPVPLSRHRGSPRVFNFDFRRPGPEPPRQLNYIQVELKGWGGDRPKGSQNPSAPRAPVPTTHPARSSDSYAVIDLKKTVAMSNLQRALPRDDGTARKTRHNSTDLPL